In Salinibacterium sp. dk2585, a single window of DNA contains:
- a CDS encoding VOC family protein: MPTEIFVNLTTSDLPRAKKFFTDLGWEINPLFTDDNAACVVIDERIYLMVLTREFFSTFTKKEIPDPRTHSQLQTALSTDSRESVDALIDRAIAAGAIEPKAAQDYGFMYSRDFEDPDGNEFSVFWMDPRASELGPEAWAAAQDGASA; the protein is encoded by the coding sequence ATGCCCACCGAAATCTTCGTCAACCTGACGACGAGTGACCTTCCCCGGGCCAAGAAGTTCTTCACCGACCTCGGCTGGGAGATCAACCCCCTGTTCACCGATGACAACGCCGCGTGCGTCGTCATCGACGAACGCATCTACCTCATGGTGCTGACCCGTGAGTTCTTCAGCACCTTCACGAAGAAGGAGATTCCCGACCCGCGGACACACAGCCAGCTGCAAACCGCCCTCAGCACCGACAGCCGCGAGAGTGTCGACGCACTGATCGACCGTGCCATCGCCGCGGGAGCCATCGAACCGAAGGCCGCACAGGACTACGGCTTCATGTACTCTCGCGACTTCGAAGACCCCGACGGCAACGAGTTCAGCGTCTTCTGGATGGACCCGAGGGCCTCAGAGCTGGGGCCCGAGGCGTGGGCTGCCGCGCAGGATGGAGCCTCTGCCTAA
- a CDS encoding helix-turn-helix domain-containing protein: MASRNYGQYCGVTTALELVGERWALLIVRDLLVGPRRYTDLKAGLPRIPTNILSARLKELQEAGVVHRVPLAHCGLVYELTPYGRELEDVVLALGRWGFKAMGEPGTDDVITSDSMTTAFRAAYDADAAAAHPPTTYHAHIGEVALALRTGPEGLRIAPRPGSTSTPVPTAHRFDEHADLVFAAGPGIRSLISGELKPADAIEGGTVHVIDGDPTLLGRFAATFHLEPAAGEHAA, from the coding sequence GTGGCATCCCGCAACTACGGCCAATACTGCGGCGTCACGACCGCACTCGAGCTGGTCGGCGAACGATGGGCGCTGCTCATCGTTCGCGACCTGCTCGTGGGCCCCCGCCGCTACACCGACCTGAAGGCTGGACTGCCGCGCATCCCCACCAACATCCTCAGCGCCCGCCTCAAGGAACTGCAGGAGGCCGGCGTCGTCCACCGCGTGCCCCTCGCCCACTGCGGGCTCGTCTACGAACTCACCCCCTACGGCCGGGAGCTTGAAGACGTCGTGCTTGCGCTGGGGCGCTGGGGCTTCAAGGCCATGGGAGAGCCCGGGACCGATGACGTCATCACGAGCGACTCCATGACGACGGCCTTCAGGGCGGCCTACGACGCGGATGCCGCGGCCGCCCACCCCCCAACCACCTACCACGCACACATCGGCGAGGTGGCACTCGCCCTCCGCACGGGGCCGGAGGGCCTGCGCATCGCCCCGCGCCCCGGCAGCACCAGCACCCCCGTGCCCACCGCCCACCGCTTCGACGAGCACGCCGACCTCGTCTTCGCTGCCGGGCCGGGCATCCGTTCGCTCATCTCGGGCGAGCTGAAGCCAGCCGACGCGATCGAAGGCGGCACCGTGCACGTGATCGACGGCGACCCCACCCTGCTGGGGCGCTTCGCCGCGACCTTCCACCTGGAGCCCGCCGCCGGGGAGCACGCGGCGTAG
- a CDS encoding GAP family protein, translating into MVSLPPELPLELALPLLALALVDSLSFGTLLIPLWLLLAPGRLRPSRVLVFLATVAVFYFGVGLLLTAGAVSFLSDAEFLESPMAGRAQFVIGAGLVVWSFFIGRKKTDAAGEGADATPGRLLRWRDRAMHDGGGRGSLLSLMALALTAAVLELATMLPYLAAVGLISGSELDGGGRALTLAAYCAVMVVPALVLLAARILVRRLVEPLLQRLAAWMAREGAETTAWVVGIVGFLVARDAIARVPELFDALGFIS; encoded by the coding sequence ATGGTCTCCCTTCCGCCCGAACTCCCGCTCGAACTCGCACTGCCTCTCCTGGCCCTGGCGCTGGTCGATTCGCTCAGTTTTGGAACCCTCCTCATCCCCCTGTGGCTCCTACTGGCCCCGGGCCGGTTGCGACCCTCGCGTGTGCTTGTGTTCCTTGCCACGGTGGCCGTCTTCTACTTCGGTGTGGGCCTGCTGCTGACGGCGGGGGCGGTGTCGTTCCTCTCCGATGCGGAGTTTCTTGAGAGCCCCATGGCGGGCCGCGCGCAGTTCGTCATCGGGGCCGGGCTGGTGGTGTGGAGCTTCTTCATCGGCCGAAAGAAGACGGATGCTGCGGGCGAGGGTGCCGACGCCACGCCGGGTCGTCTGCTCCGCTGGCGCGACCGTGCCATGCATGACGGGGGCGGGCGCGGTTCCCTGCTCAGTCTCATGGCGCTTGCGCTCACGGCGGCCGTGCTGGAGCTTGCCACCATGCTGCCCTACCTGGCGGCGGTGGGCCTCATCAGCGGGTCCGAGCTCGACGGCGGCGGCCGGGCGCTGACCTTGGCGGCCTACTGTGCGGTCATGGTGGTGCCGGCGCTCGTGCTGCTGGCCGCCCGCATCCTCGTCCGCCGACTGGTTGAGCCGCTGTTGCAGCGGCTCGCGGCATGGATGGCTCGCGAGGGTGCCGAGACCACCGCGTGGGTTGTCGGCATCGTCGGCTTTCTCGTCGCTCGCGACGCGATCGCCCGCGTGCCGGAACTCTTCGACGCGCTCGGGTTCATCTCCTGA
- a CDS encoding sensor histidine kinase: MDVREWWGQDRTRGIAEALAVAALGLLLLSVGLVRAWEPLGDHAFSPWWHVVPLAVACGAILIERRHPLLALGIGLVAFAVDGYAGGSLGVIIALVNLLYAAALYSGPATPRRLGIVAVAVVVASTAATFIITGDLQQTILMDLQVFALLGTPLWWGLSVRQQRELAELAAARARDIQRLAELREADAVRGERTRMAHDLHDALAGNLSAIAIHSEAALSGDTPAREAQALGAIRSASVEALEEMRSMIGLLRGEDDALVSPARLAEVAELVAGARSRGIEVHCAVTPEPIPHLPAAVDHAAYRIVQEALGNAARHALGASVRIDVEVRAEEVDIRVGNARGTTITDTAGGGMGTTTMRERAEALGGTFSAGWTPDDRWLVHATIPLATNALTSVTT, translated from the coding sequence GTGGATGTTCGCGAGTGGTGGGGCCAGGACCGCACGCGGGGAATCGCCGAGGCCCTCGCCGTCGCCGCACTCGGACTGCTGCTGCTCTCGGTCGGGCTCGTCAGGGCATGGGAACCCCTCGGAGATCACGCCTTCTCCCCCTGGTGGCATGTGGTGCCGCTCGCAGTCGCGTGTGGCGCGATCCTCATCGAACGTCGGCATCCGCTGCTCGCGCTCGGCATCGGCCTTGTCGCCTTCGCCGTCGACGGCTACGCGGGCGGCAGCCTTGGCGTCATCATCGCGCTCGTCAACCTGCTCTACGCCGCCGCCCTTTACTCGGGCCCCGCCACCCCGCGCAGGTTGGGGATCGTGGCCGTGGCCGTAGTCGTCGCGAGCACCGCGGCAACGTTCATCATCACGGGCGACCTGCAGCAGACGATCCTCATGGACTTGCAGGTCTTCGCGCTCCTCGGCACCCCGCTCTGGTGGGGCCTATCGGTACGCCAGCAGCGCGAACTCGCCGAGCTCGCCGCGGCGAGGGCCCGCGACATCCAGCGTCTCGCCGAGCTGAGGGAGGCCGACGCCGTGCGCGGCGAACGCACCCGCATGGCCCACGACCTGCACGACGCGCTCGCCGGCAACCTCTCGGCGATCGCGATCCACTCGGAGGCGGCCCTCTCCGGCGACACCCCCGCGCGCGAAGCGCAGGCACTGGGGGCGATCCGCTCTGCCAGCGTGGAAGCCCTCGAGGAGATGCGCTCCATGATCGGCCTGCTTCGCGGTGAGGACGATGCGCTCGTCTCCCCCGCCCGCCTCGCCGAGGTCGCGGAGCTCGTCGCGGGCGCGCGCTCCCGCGGCATCGAGGTGCACTGCGCGGTGACGCCCGAGCCCATCCCGCACCTCCCTGCCGCGGTCGATCACGCGGCGTACCGCATCGTGCAGGAGGCCCTCGGCAACGCCGCCCGGCACGCCCTGGGGGCGAGCGTCCGCATCGATGTGGAGGTGCGGGCGGAGGAGGTCGACATCAGGGTGGGCAATGCTCGCGGCACGACCATCACCGACACCGCGGGCGGCGGAATGGGCACGACCACCATGCGTGAACGGGCCGAAGCCCTCGGCGGCACCTTCAGCGCCGGCTGGACCCCCGACGACCGGTGGCTCGTCCACGCGACGATCCCCCTCGCCACGAACGCCCTCACGAGCGTGACCACATGA
- a CDS encoding response regulator transcription factor — protein MITVLLADDHAAIRSGLRLLLQNADDITVVGEAGDGATAISNARALRPDVVLMDIRMPGVDGIAATRAIRGEDLAEVLVLTTFGHDDVVFDALRAGAAGFLLKTVGGPQLIDAVRRVATGEGVLAPEVTRGLLDAFARTAEPEASATPAWLDTLTAREIDVLRGLAHGRSNAEIARDLHISTATAKTHVSRVLAKLSCSTRMQAAILAREAGLDTPAT, from the coding sequence ATGATCACCGTGCTCCTCGCCGACGACCACGCGGCCATCCGCTCCGGCCTGCGACTGCTCCTCCAGAACGCCGACGACATCACGGTCGTCGGCGAAGCGGGCGACGGCGCCACCGCCATCAGCAACGCGCGCGCCCTCCGCCCGGACGTCGTGCTCATGGACATCCGGATGCCCGGGGTCGACGGCATCGCCGCCACCCGCGCCATCCGTGGCGAAGACCTCGCCGAGGTGCTCGTGCTCACGACCTTTGGCCACGACGACGTCGTCTTCGACGCACTCCGCGCGGGCGCCGCCGGGTTCCTGCTCAAGACCGTGGGCGGGCCGCAACTCATCGACGCCGTGCGACGGGTCGCCACCGGCGAGGGCGTGCTCGCCCCCGAGGTCACGCGCGGGCTGCTCGACGCCTTTGCGCGCACTGCCGAGCCCGAGGCATCCGCGACCCCCGCCTGGCTCGACACCCTCACCGCCCGCGAGATCGACGTGCTGCGCGGCCTCGCGCACGGCCGCTCGAACGCCGAGATCGCTCGTGACCTGCACATCTCGACCGCGACCGCCAAGACCCACGTCTCACGCGTGCTCGCCAAGCTCAGCTGCAGCACCCGCATGCAGGCGGCGATCCTCGCGCGGGAGGCCGGGCTCGACACGCCCGCGACGTAG
- the hrpA gene encoding ATP-dependent RNA helicase HrpA, producing the protein MTAALPVTVTYPEDLPVSQRRDDISAAIRDHQVVIVAGATGSGKTTQLPKMLLELGYESIGHTQPRRIAARTIAERIAEELGQEVGELVGYQVRFTDRTAKGTRIKLMTDGILLNEIHRDRMLRKYDAIIIDEAHERSLTIDFLLGYLKQLLPKRPELKVIITSATIDPESFARHFAAASGDPAPIVEVSGRTYPVEIRYRPLAPDAATDDPDEQESSGTGDAIDLFDGINAAIDELGREGSGDILVFLSGENEIRDAEDAIRARNLPGVEVLPLYGRLSSADQHRVFQRSSSPGIRRRIVLATNVAETSLTVPGIKYVIDAGTARISRYSTRAKIQRLPIEAISQASANQRSGRSGRTSSGIAIRLYSQEDFEKRPEFTDPEILRTNLAAVILQMISLGLGAIEDFPFLQPPDSRGIKDGLDLLRELGAVRVSTSPTGKAGSTGAPEITKIGRQLSQLPIDPRLARMVIESGRHGVTREVMAIVAGLSIQDPRERPLEKRPQADQLHARFVDKTSDFLTLLNLWNYLREQEEALSGNQFRRLCKAEYLNYLRVREWADVYRQLTRMAKSLGLTVGEPSNDGVGIHKSLMAGLLSQLGVRDDTVVPASGKAPKDRERPRNKKGEYIGARQVRFSVFPGSALAKKLPAEIMSAELVETSRLFARMNAAVDLAWAEPLAGELVKRQYGEPHWEKKQGAAVAYERVTLYGVPIVARRRVQFARIDPVQSRELFIRHALIEGEWDVTRLDKRLTQFDRTNRALRKQLAEFEERTRRRDILLDDESVFDFYDRHIPAEVCTQRDFESWWKRTRPESPELLTMTRGDLLEESDAAPELLEADYPKWWHQGEQRLKLTYRFEPGSKDDGVTVHVPLALLARLSPAGFDWQVPGLRADLVAALIKALPKAIRRNVVPAGDWARKLLADLPEDLDVTEMPLTEYLAREIQRRTYTPVDVEDFELERVPDHLLVTFAVIGEHGRELARSKNLTSLQAKLRDRARESVAKAHARASQPAPRPGAAAAASAPSIERAGLTSWDFEELPRVRDTKLAGNVVRGYPALIDEGNSVAIRLMSTPAEQLREHRRGVRRMLQLAIPAPTAYVQQHLTPAEILSLGASPYASTKELFADAMAATLDATIGQTTDASALPWRRADFEALRDRASAGIVDGLFTTVSLVARSLASARTAEKAIKAATSMALIAPLTDAREQLGALVHPGFVGLAGVERLRRIPLYLDGITHRVGRLAENLGRDRVWMAEVQKATELYLKAGGPLPLTREVVDDPERAHLVQVRWMLEELRISLFAQHLGTTGPVSVQRVQKALATR; encoded by the coding sequence ATGACTGCCGCCCTCCCCGTCACCGTCACGTACCCGGAAGACCTCCCGGTCAGCCAGCGGCGCGACGACATCAGCGCGGCCATCCGCGACCACCAGGTCGTCATCGTCGCGGGTGCGACCGGATCGGGCAAGACGACGCAGCTGCCCAAGATGCTGCTCGAGCTCGGCTACGAGTCGATCGGGCACACGCAGCCGCGCCGCATCGCCGCCCGCACCATCGCGGAACGCATCGCCGAGGAACTCGGGCAAGAGGTCGGCGAGCTCGTCGGCTACCAGGTGCGCTTCACCGACCGCACCGCCAAGGGCACCCGCATCAAGCTGATGACCGACGGCATCCTGCTCAACGAGATTCACCGCGACCGGATGCTCCGCAAGTACGACGCCATCATCATCGACGAGGCGCACGAACGCAGCCTCACGATCGACTTCCTGCTCGGCTACCTCAAGCAGTTGCTGCCGAAGCGGCCCGAGCTCAAGGTCATCATCACCTCGGCGACCATCGACCCCGAGAGCTTCGCGCGCCACTTCGCCGCCGCGTCCGGTGACCCCGCCCCCATCGTCGAGGTCAGCGGGCGCACCTACCCGGTCGAGATCCGGTACCGGCCGCTGGCCCCGGATGCTGCCACCGACGACCCCGACGAGCAGGAGAGCAGCGGCACCGGCGACGCGATCGACCTGTTCGACGGCATCAACGCCGCGATCGACGAGCTCGGCCGGGAGGGCAGCGGCGACATCCTCGTGTTCCTGAGCGGGGAGAACGAGATCCGCGATGCGGAGGACGCAATCCGGGCGCGGAACCTGCCCGGCGTGGAGGTGCTGCCGCTCTACGGGCGGCTGAGTTCGGCCGACCAGCACAGAGTGTTCCAGAGGAGCTCGAGCCCGGGCATCCGTCGCCGCATCGTGCTCGCGACCAACGTCGCCGAGACCTCCCTGACGGTGCCCGGCATCAAATACGTGATCGACGCGGGCACCGCCCGCATCAGCCGGTACAGCACGCGGGCGAAGATCCAGCGGCTGCCGATCGAGGCGATCTCGCAGGCATCCGCGAACCAGCGTTCGGGACGCTCGGGCCGCACCAGCAGCGGCATCGCGATCCGCCTGTACTCGCAGGAGGACTTCGAGAAGCGGCCCGAGTTCACCGACCCGGAGATCCTGCGCACCAACCTTGCCGCAGTCATCCTGCAGATGATCTCGCTCGGGCTGGGCGCGATCGAGGACTTCCCCTTCCTTCAGCCGCCCGACTCTCGCGGCATCAAGGACGGGCTCGACCTGCTGCGCGAGTTGGGGGCGGTGCGGGTTTCGACAAGCCCAACCGGCAAGGCGGGCTCAACCGGCGCACCCGAGATCACCAAGATCGGCCGCCAGCTCTCGCAGTTGCCGATCGACCCGCGCCTCGCCCGCATGGTCATCGAGTCGGGCCGCCACGGCGTCACGCGCGAGGTCATGGCGATCGTCGCCGGGCTGAGCATCCAGGACCCTCGCGAGCGCCCGCTCGAGAAACGCCCGCAGGCCGACCAGCTGCACGCCCGCTTTGTCGACAAGACGAGCGACTTCCTCACCCTGCTGAACCTCTGGAACTACCTCAGGGAGCAGGAGGAGGCGCTCAGCGGCAACCAGTTCCGTCGCCTGTGCAAGGCCGAGTACCTCAACTACCTGCGCGTGCGGGAGTGGGCGGATGTCTACCGACAGCTCACCCGGATGGCGAAGTCGCTGGGGCTCACGGTCGGTGAACCGAGCAATGACGGGGTCGGCATCCACAAGTCGCTCATGGCGGGGCTGCTGAGCCAGCTCGGCGTGCGCGACGACACCGTGGTGCCGGCATCCGGCAAAGCCCCCAAGGATCGTGAGCGTCCACGAAACAAGAAGGGCGAATACATCGGGGCGCGGCAGGTGCGCTTCTCAGTGTTCCCAGGCTCGGCGCTCGCCAAGAAGCTTCCCGCCGAGATCATGTCGGCCGAGCTCGTGGAGACGAGTCGCCTCTTCGCCCGCATGAACGCCGCCGTGGACCTGGCCTGGGCGGAGCCGCTCGCAGGTGAGCTCGTCAAGCGGCAGTACGGCGAACCCCACTGGGAGAAGAAGCAGGGCGCCGCGGTCGCGTATGAACGCGTCACCCTCTACGGCGTGCCAATCGTCGCGCGACGACGCGTGCAGTTCGCGCGCATCGACCCAGTGCAGTCCCGGGAGCTCTTCATCAGGCACGCCCTGATCGAGGGCGAGTGGGATGTCACGCGGCTCGACAAGCGCCTGACCCAGTTCGACCGCACCAACCGGGCCCTGCGCAAGCAGCTCGCCGAGTTCGAGGAGCGCACCCGCCGCCGCGACATCCTGCTCGATGACGAGTCCGTCTTCGACTTCTACGACCGTCACATTCCCGCAGAGGTATGCACGCAGCGGGACTTCGAGTCGTGGTGGAAGCGCACCCGCCCCGAGAGCCCCGAACTGCTCACGATGACACGTGGGGACCTGCTCGAGGAGTCCGACGCCGCGCCCGAGTTGCTCGAGGCGGACTACCCCAAGTGGTGGCATCAGGGCGAGCAGCGCCTCAAGCTCACCTACCGCTTCGAGCCCGGCTCCAAGGACGACGGCGTCACCGTGCACGTGCCCCTCGCCCTGCTGGCGCGCCTCTCCCCCGCGGGCTTTGACTGGCAGGTGCCCGGCCTGCGTGCCGACCTGGTCGCCGCGCTGATCAAGGCGCTGCCGAAGGCCATCCGCCGCAATGTCGTGCCCGCGGGAGATTGGGCACGCAAGCTCCTCGCTGACCTCCCCGAAGACCTCGATGTCACCGAGATGCCGCTGACGGAATATCTTGCGCGGGAGATCCAACGACGCACCTACACGCCCGTCGACGTCGAGGACTTCGAACTCGAACGCGTGCCCGATCACCTGCTCGTGACCTTCGCCGTCATCGGCGAGCACGGCCGGGAACTCGCCCGATCGAAGAACCTCACCTCCCTGCAGGCCAAGCTGCGCGACCGTGCGAGGGAGAGCGTCGCGAAGGCCCACGCGCGGGCGTCGCAACCCGCGCCTCGTCCGGGTGCGGCGGCCGCGGCATCCGCCCCGTCCATCGAACGCGCGGGGCTCACCTCCTGGGACTTCGAGGAGCTGCCGCGCGTGCGAGATACCAAGCTCGCGGGCAATGTCGTGCGCGGCTACCCGGCGCTCATCGACGAGGGCAATTCGGTCGCTATCCGGCTCATGAGCACGCCCGCCGAGCAGCTGCGCGAGCATCGTCGCGGCGTGCGTCGGATGCTGCAGCTCGCGATCCCCGCGCCGACCGCGTATGTGCAGCAGCACCTGACCCCGGCCGAGATCCTCAGCCTCGGCGCGAGCCCCTACGCATCAACGAAGGAGCTCTTCGCCGACGCCATGGCGGCGACCCTCGACGCGACCATCGGCCAGACGACGGATGCTTCAGCCCTCCCCTGGCGCCGTGCCGACTTCGAGGCACTCCGAGACCGCGCCTCCGCCGGCATCGTCGACGGGCTCTTCACCACGGTCTCGCTCGTCGCCAGGTCGCTCGCCTCGGCGCGCACCGCCGAGAAGGCCATCAAGGCAGCGACGAGCATGGCGCTCATCGCGCCGCTCACCGACGCCCGCGAGCAGCTCGGCGCCCTCGTGCACCCAGGGTTCGTCGGCCTCGCCGGGGTGGAGCGACTCCGTCGCATCCCGCTGTACCTCGATGGCATCACGCACCGGGTCGGCCGCCTCGCCGAGAACCTGGGCCGCGACCGCGTGTGGATGGCCGAGGTGCAGAAGGCCACCGAGCTGTATCTGAAGGCCGGCGGGCCACTCCCGCTGACGCGTGAAGTGGTCGACGACCCGGAGCGGGCGCACCTCGTGCAGGTGCGCTGGATGCTTGAGGAACTGCGCATCAGCCTCTTCGCGCAACACCTCGGCACGACCGGACCGGTCTCGGTGCAGCGGGTGCAGAAGGCACTCGCGACACGCTGA
- a CDS encoding ribonucleotide-diphosphate reductase subunit beta encodes MGILGTGIQEALLLKPIKYQWAMDLYDQAVANTWFPNEIQLGEDIADFKKMTDEERHAVTFLMSYFNPNELLVNKALAFGVYPYVNSAEAHLYLAKQMWEEANHCMSFEYVLETFPINREEAYAAHVDIPSMAKKEEFQVKFLRRMTEETLDINTLEGKQDFVRNLVAYNVVLEGIWFYSGFMVALSFRQRNLLRNFGSLMDWIVRDESLHLKFGINLILTVLEENPELQTPEFAEEIRQMILDAVELEEQYNHDLLPGGILGLNANYINQYVKYLADRRLEELGFEAHYKVSNPAKWMATANDTLELVNFFESTNTSYEVNAKTTASAAK; translated from the coding sequence ATGGGCATTCTCGGCACCGGCATCCAGGAAGCACTCCTGCTCAAGCCGATCAAGTACCAGTGGGCCATGGACCTCTACGACCAGGCGGTTGCCAACACCTGGTTCCCCAATGAGATCCAGCTCGGCGAAGACATCGCAGACTTCAAGAAGATGACGGATGAAGAGCGTCACGCCGTGACGTTCCTCATGAGCTACTTCAACCCCAACGAGCTGCTCGTCAACAAGGCGCTCGCCTTCGGTGTCTACCCCTACGTCAACTCGGCCGAGGCGCACCTCTACCTCGCCAAGCAGATGTGGGAGGAGGCCAACCACTGCATGTCGTTCGAGTACGTGCTCGAGACCTTCCCCATCAACAGGGAAGAGGCCTACGCGGCGCACGTCGACATCCCGTCGATGGCCAAGAAGGAAGAGTTCCAGGTCAAGTTCCTCCGTCGTATGACCGAGGAGACCCTCGACATCAACACGCTCGAGGGCAAGCAGGACTTCGTGCGCAACCTCGTTGCCTACAACGTCGTGCTTGAGGGCATCTGGTTCTACTCGGGCTTCATGGTGGCGCTGTCGTTCCGCCAGCGGAACCTGCTGCGCAACTTCGGCTCCCTCATGGACTGGATCGTGCGCGACGAGAGCCTGCACCTCAAGTTCGGCATCAACCTCATCCTCACGGTGCTGGAGGAGAACCCCGAGCTGCAGACGCCCGAGTTCGCCGAGGAGATCCGCCAGATGATCCTCGACGCGGTCGAGCTGGAGGAGCAGTACAACCACGACCTGCTCCCCGGTGGCATCCTGGGCCTCAACGCCAACTACATCAACCAGTACGTCAAGTACCTCGCAGACCGGCGCCTCGAGGAGCTCGGATTCGAGGCGCACTACAAGGTTTCCAACCCGGCCAAGTGGATGGCGACCGCGAACGACACGCTCGAGCTGGTCAACTTCTTCGAGTCGACCAACACCTCCTACGAGGTCAACGCCAAGACCACGGCGTCAGCCGCGAAATAA